TGgccgcaagaaaattatttttgaattttggaaaGATCTTTGGTggattgtaatcatatattatttgaagtagattggtggtggtggtggttaaaatggtgttgatttgcaaaatcacaaaatgcatatgatcttcaTTTTGCATTATGGTTGCAACTTTCCTTGATCACCATTTGAATTTGagaaagaatttgcaggggttgttttgggcaaagttgttcaccttgatgttgtcttggatgaggtgcaaagagttggcaaagtttagtttgaaaaacttccaaaccaggggctcaaagatgGCATTAGGCTaagattgtcaaaattgaccatattgcatgtgagcTGGAAATTCAATTTGTTTTcattttgatttgagtttctttggttCAAAAAGTGTTTATAAGTATTTAGTAACCAtttccaaccaatggtgcaagccaaaatggtctaggttaagaatttgcaaaaatggcataagccatatgtgagtgttgatttgatttttctatttgatttttatcttttcttttttccttccatttaagTGATCACGAGATCATTGGTTAAGGTTTTAGTACAATGGTAGACACACAAGCAATCAACATGGCAAAATGCACACTAACATAATTAAAAAAGGGTGAGTTATATGCATAGTACTTGTGTTGTGaacaagtttttgttggttctcaaatttgcATTTCTGGAaactctctttctttttttattgaatttttgggatgttacagcatgGCTGCCAGTTCCTCGTCGTCCGGTTCGGCGGCGAGGCCGATCTCCAGGTCGGCGCCATCCTCCTGGGTGCCGGTGAAAAAGGAGCCATCTTCACCGCCGAGCAACCGCGCGCGCGGCGGCGGGATCGTCATCCGCGAGCCATCGACGGCACAAGGACGGCGGCGCCCCAAGCGCGAACCCGACACCTCCGGAAAGCGGAAGCGCAATCCAgcgaaggtgaaggtggaggaggccgaaagcatcgaggacgccgccatcctcgaggccgtcaaggcgaggtccctccaggacctcgtccccgccgaGAACTCCATGCCACTCGACCAGGCCTgcgcctggtcgagggagcagtgggagaaggagAAGGCGGAGCGGCAGGCGAGGCTCCTCGAGGTTGTCGCTCGCTACCgccggcctgcgactcctccatccggcgtcgccgtccccgtcatcgacctcgaagcctccgacgacgactggtacaagccatcgccgtcgccgtcccCTCCTCGCACCAGTGgtcggtggggagacgccggtcaGGGCAgcacccaggccgcgccgccgcagTTTGGCGACGATGGCTCCGACgatgatggcggcgacggcggcgactacacggtgttctaccgccatttcggcatgtagagcgccgtgtttcgaAATTTAGAGttgtattcccctagccgaattcgaaatatagtcgaattcggcctctatgtatgaacttcgccctctatatagtaaatatcattaaagttAGTCCAAATTCAGTCGTTTTTTGCCGTATTTTCTCAACTTTACGTTTTTCAAAATTAAATCAATGGCTACGCCAGggatcgcggctgggaaactggCCTCCCCACGCCATTTTTCCGTTCAATCCGGACGAAATTATCcccggatttcggcgtggggaggccaaacgagtggggatgctttcAGATCCAAGTAGTAGCAGGGTGGCGGAGATACACCAGATCGAAGCCTGATGGCTTGGATCCATGACGCACCCGACACGCTGCACAGCTGCGCTGCATCCTATCGGAGTATttgctctccaccgccgaagtttAACAAAGGATGTCTCGACCTTATCTAAAATGTAGATGTAAGTTAAAAGTTCACGCTGAAGAGGCAAAATAATGTACACTGTACATTTTCTTTCGGATAATGGCAAAAGCGTGCACACTTGTTTTTGAGCCAGCAAAAGCGTGTACATGATCACATGGCGCCATGCATGCCGGTGCCTTTATTGGATTCGATCTACTCCTAGATTGGGTCCACGGGGTGGTGACTCGGATGTGAGTCTGCCTGGCCGACGAACGGGTCGGGGCTTATCGTGGCCACGAGTCCACGCCCCGGATCGTGCTTGGGCCTGGTCCTAGTTCGAATAAACAACGGTAGAAGAGAAGACGGGACCTCGTCGGTGTGGTTGCCAAAGAAAATGCTGGAGTTGGTACGGACTGAAAAGATGGTCCAGCCGCGTCGACGCGTTTGCTGGCTGACGCGCCGACAAGCTCGCGCAGGGGCACGCACCAGCACGATCGCAGGCACCCGTGCCGTGCCGTCCGCTGCTCATTGTCGAGAGCGTGAATCTGGTCACCACGCGTTCTCGTATCGGTTTTACCTTGATCCTTGCAAGTCATCGTCTGTGTGTGACTGCATATCGTTTATCGCTTTTGCCAATTTCTTACGCATTTGGGTGTGTTATGTTCACACAGCTAGCCACTGAATAAGAGGGATATTTGACGACTTGCCACACGTTTCTCTGAAATTTGATTATTTGCCACATTTTTCATCAAAAGCCAGTGACACAAGGTGCGACAAACAATCAAATTGCAAAGAAATGGGTGACAAATTGACAAATCCCCCCTGAGTAAGACGATCGTCATATATTTTCAGCAAGATCTGACTGATTTGGGCATTTCCAAAGGTCCCTCCCTCTCATCGTTTCGCTTGTCTGAAACTGTCTGAAAGTATCTGCCCAAATTGTGTCCACACCTGTCAAACCAATCTCAAATGTGAGATTGGAGGACGTCCGAACGCCGAGTTCGGCGCACAGGCTAAACATCGCTAGTCAGCTACGCGTGTTCTGTGAAAATGATGTTCTGTTCGGTTGATAACTAGCATTGACACAGCTAGTCAAATTATAGCTGCCACTGAGAAGGGTGGTGAATAAGATGGTCATGCCTGACGGATAAGGGCGTTTCCAAAGGCCCCTCTCATCATTATCTGCCTAAAGTTTGTCCACACCTGTCAAACCAATCTCAAATGTGAGATTGGAGGACGTGGACCAAAATCAAATCAGCTAAAACTATGGAGAAAATACATCATCGGAGGTACCTATCTTTGGAGCTACTACTATGACATTCACCATTGATTGTAGCACAGGATCTGAGATAGGTGCTTCTATATAACGATTACTGAAACTACCTGATAACTTGTTTATCGACGTGATGGTCACGGGGACAGAGATTAAGATTACCGTCAAACCTCTGCAAAAGACAAATGAACAGAAAGAAACAGAACTTAAACAATTGACATCATAATTCAAACGCCTGCAATCCTTGTGGAAGCTAAAGACTGTACGAATATGATACAAACATCCCATATGCACACTGCTGCTCCTAATAAAGTTCGTACGGAACTTCTTAGTTTCTTGACAAGGACTATGTAGACAGGTTGAAAAAAATTCTTTCCTACAGGTGAAGTCCACATCTTTGAAACCTAACAACTGAACTCCAAAACATAATTACAGGTGACAATACGGAATAAGCTTAAATCTTACAGTAAGATCCAGATGAACTCAAAGCACTGAACGATCTTACAACAATTAAACCTGTTTGAATATAGTGCATGCACCGGATGGAAATAACGATGTGCGTGCTCTGCTAGCATTTGAACCATAGTAATCCAGAAGCTTTCCGGACATGCTTGAATGAAGTCTGGGAAACCTCGTAGCGAGAAAGAAGGAAAcgcttcgtcctcgtcctcgggtCGCTCCCCCGCGGGCGACTCCAGGACGCCATCCCTAGCACTCCTCCCCCGTCCTTCCCCGTcctcccccaccgccgccgccggcggaagccgccgggcaaagcccgggcggtgccggcggcggtggcCCTTTCTTACCCGGCGCGTCCTCTCCAGGCGGGGTGGCAGCGGCGACGGTGCGCCCAGTCGGCGGGGATCCGGCGGCGGCGCTCCCTCCCGGGCGGTGCGGCGGCGGGTGGCAACGAGCGGCGGCGGGGGCTCCTTGGCCGTGGGACGGCGCGATGGCTCGGGACTCCTCTGCTCGGCGAGATCTGGCCCTTCGGGCCCCATCTGGTCCGGCGGGCCGGGCTCCTCGCCCCGTGGTGCTCCTCTAGGCGGACGGAGAGAAGGCCGGAGCTCGGGGCGGCAACGTCGGCGGCGCGTACACTGCAGCGCATAGACAGGAACTTCACGAGCCCGCTCGGGCTCGGCCGGGCCAGGTGGGCCTGGTGTGTTCCGGTCGCCGCGTCCGGTCGGTGTCcgcaggtggcggtggaggtggtaCCTCCGGCGTGGCTGCTGGCGTGCTGTCTCCCGCTCCCGGCTAGCTCGTCCTGTTCGTGATGATCCCGCTTTGTTGGTCACGGTGAGACGGCGGTGGTGCTTGCAAGGCTGTGGTGGCGCATGGTGGTGGGTGGCGAGTGTGGTGGAGCACAATGGAGTGTCCAAGGCGAGGTTGCGagggtcgggagaaatccctgtCGGCTTTGCCGGCACCGACGAGGTGACGCCCGCGGGCGCCATTCTTCCTTCCTGGAGGGCGTTGGGTGAAGCCCTGTTTCCTCGTCCTTGCgtgtaccgggggaaaccctaggactacTCCGGGCAGCAGTGACGTCGTCGTCGCAccccttcttgaaggtgttgcttggtacACGGAACTTCAGAGTGCTAGGAGCGTGGTGGGAATTATCTGGCGGGCGCAGCAGTTGCGAGGCATCTCCGTTTTCGTTGATCCGTCCCTTTCGGCATtagtttctcttttctttcttttgtgttttctttTGAGCTTGCTTTGTGCTGTTTGCCCCAGCAATGGATCCTATGTTGTATCGGTGttgtgctatattaatatagcggggcgaaagcctatttcgaggaggggAAACCTCGTAGCGTCCGCCCTGCCACCACCATCCCACCTTCTAGACATCCGGCTCTGTCCGCATCACCGTTACCGCCAAGGTCGACGCTGTCCTCCACCACCATGGCTACGCCAACAAGGCCATTGCCCAGATGCCAATCCTAGTGTGCGCCATATTCTTCTGCGGTCCACGCTCGTCTTCTACGCCTCCCGGCCTCACGCTGTAGTGTAGTATAGTGCCCCCGAACTAAAGATACAGAGATCCTGATCATGTCAGGCAACGTAACAGACATACATAGTTTGGAAATTATATAAGGTGGCCCTGTTCAGCGGAAAAATTAGTACCTGTCCACCATCGGAACATAATAATTAAATGTCAGGCTAGGCTGGTTGGGGTGTGTTCTCACTTTCCTCTCCATAGCAGCCTTTGCGGCGTCATCAGTCTTGATTGTACGGCCATATGCTTTACATTTGACTGTAGTGAGGCAGGTGAGGTTTTCAATTCCGAAATCGAAATCGCCGCCAGTGAAAGACTCTGTTTTAACTACATCGAAACGAGTAGTAAAAACTTCTAGCTTCGGCATGGATCCTGCTGCAAACATAAGATCCATTTCGCCATGCCGTATGGCATAAAGAAATTTCCTTAAGCACGAAAATCCGTGTGCACCACTGACTATGGCTCTGGTTTCAGCGATATCTTCACACTTCCTAATTATTATCCTCAGTTTGAGCAGAGCGGGTAATCCACCAAGAATACAGAGGTCTTCCTCCCTGAAACATACCATCGAAAGCCTTAATGACCGGAGGTTGACGAGGGAGCCCACTGAATTCGGAACCCTTGTGACGGTTGAACCCGAAACCTGGAGGTTTTTGAGGGCTGGCCTAGGCAAAAATGCTTCCGTCAAGAAGTTGCCAGCATGACTAATTTTAAGAGTATGAAGGTTCTGCAGAGAAGACACAATGGCTTTCACGTCCACCTCTGCAACTCCATTTTCGTCTCCCGTGCCACAAACACCTTTCAAATTAAGGCGCACTTTCTTCAAATTATTCAACTGGCCAAGTTCTTGCAGGAATTTTGTTGATTGTCGGGAGACATGGACATTTATATACTTCTCTACGGCTTGCATCTTTGCAATTCCATCAGGAAATATAACACGAAAATCAACATATAGATGCGCCAATTTTTTGAGATTGACAATGGAGGTTGGTAATTCATCTACGGTGGTGTCTCTTATGTCTAGCATCTCTAAGCACAATAGATCTCCAATTCGCTGAGGCAGCTTACTAACATGTGTCCATCTGAGGTTTAGGTATCTCAACTGCAATAGCCTCCATATATCTTCAACATAATGGTTTTCTAAGTGGTAACAATCTACAAAGTCCAGAACACGCAAATGTGTGAATCGATCCAGAGAATGGGTATCCCCTGAATGCCCAAACACATGAAGTGATCGGACATGATACAAGACTAAGTTATCTGGCACAAATAAATTCCCTTCATTGTATCCTTGGAGAGAAAGCCGACGAACTTTGCTTTGCATTTCAGTTGTATTGGAATCGCTAACTAAAGTAACAAAGTTCTCTTCAATTGACTTTGATATAATGAAATCAAGGATGGTGTCATGAACTCGACACCTCTTGACCACACCATACTTTGTCTTCACAGGTTGAATTAGACTTCGGTTGACAAGCTCATTGAAACACTTCTCTCCCAACTCGTACAGTGTATATCTGCCTTCATTATAAATGAATCCCTCAGCAATCCATTTCCATATCAGGGTCTTCTTCTGAATAATATCATCTTCAGGAAATATACTCAAATACAGTAAACAAGTTTTGAGATGAGCAGGAAGATCAAAGTAACTAAGTGATATTATCTTCATCATTCCTTCAACACTAGGATTTCGTTCAAGTGCACAACCTATTGAAACTTTCACTTGATCCCATTCATCTTTTGTATTTTCTCTGTCAGCCAGTAAACCAGATATTGCAATGATTGCCAAAGGTAATCCATCACACTTTTTCAATATTTGATCTGAAACATCTTTGAGGTGTGAAGGGAAATCTTCTTCAGATTTGAATAGTCTTCTATGGAACAATTGTCTTGAGTGCATCATATCAAGAGGCCTTATATTATAGACACAACCACTG
This Lolium perenne isolate Kyuss_39 chromosome 1, Kyuss_2.0, whole genome shotgun sequence DNA region includes the following protein-coding sequences:
- the LOC127294510 gene encoding disease resistance protein RGA5, yielding MEGALVSVATGALKPVVEKLFALLGDKYKQFKGVRDQIRFLTNELTTMHAFLLKMSEEEEAGHDPLDKAWMKEVRELSYDMEESIDDFMLHVGDKDAKPDGFIDKIKHSLGKLGKMKTRRRIGKEIEELKKQIIEVGDRNARYKTGGVISKMSNLTIDPRALAIFEHASKLVGVDEPKAEIIKMLAEEEGCGSAPQHPKVVSIVGFGGIGKTTLANQVYQELKAQFQCSAFISVSRTPDMMSILRTILSEVSNQKYVDTEAGSIQHLISKVHDFLTDQRYIIVVDDIWSVAAWEIIKYAFPMMSGGSRIITTSRVKDVAHSCCSSFSGCVYNIRPLDMMHSRQLFHRRLFKSEEDFPSHLKDVSDQILKKCDGLPLAIIAISGLLADRENTKDEWDQVKVSIGCALERNPSVEGMMKIISLSYFDLPAHLKTCLLYLSIFPEDDIIQKKTLIWKWIAEGFIYNEGRYTLYELGEKCFNELVNRSLIQPVKTKYGVVKRCRVHDTILDFIISKSIEENFVTLVSDSNTTEMQSKVRRLSLQGYNEGNLFVPDNLVLYHVRSLHVFGHSGDTHSLDRFTHLRVLDFVDCYHLENHYVEDIWRLLQLRYLNLRWTHVSKLPQRIGDLLCLEMLDIRDTTVDELPTSIVNLKKLAHLYVDFRVIFPDGIAKMQAVEKYINVHVSRQSTKFLQELGQLNNLKKVRLNLKGVCGTGDENGVAEVDVKAIVSSLQNLHTLKISHAGNFLTEAFLPRPALKNLQVSGSTVTRVPNSVGSLVNLRSLRLSMVCFREEDLCILGGLPALLKLRIIIRKCEDIAETRAIVSGAHGFSCLRKFLYAIRHGEMDLMFAAGSMPKLEVFTTRFDVVKTESFTGGDFDFGIENLTCLTTVKCKAYGRTIKTDDAAKAAMERKVRTHPNQPSLTFNYYVPMVDSSGALYYTTA